Proteins co-encoded in one Malus sylvestris chromosome 9, drMalSylv7.2, whole genome shotgun sequence genomic window:
- the LOC126582608 gene encoding membrane protein PM19L-like — MAVGRIGRGLMAPLLVVNLVVHLIMLGLACWSLDKYINGEQNHPHLGGNTSTSFLLIFALIAGVVGAASVLYGLIHLRIWRTDSLADAASSAIVALTIIAFAFGFVCKEIILGGHRGKRLHTLEAMIAVSLLSQLLYLLLLHAGMFRSTHRHGGIGTRHDPRSTGATAVI, encoded by the exons ATGGCGGTCGGAAGGATTGGTAGAGGTTTAATGGCTCCTCTTCTGGTAGTCAACTTGGTGGTCCATCTGATCATGCTTGGACTTGCTTGTTGGTCCCTTGATAAATACATCAACGGAGAGCAAAATCACCCCC ATTTGGGAGGCAATACATCGACTAGCTTCTTGTTGATCTTTGCATTGATAGCCGGTGTGGTTGGTGCTGCTTCTGTGCTTTACGGTCTGATACATCTCCGGATATGGAGAACTGATAGTTTAGCCGATGCAGCTTCTTCAGCTATCGTCGCCCTGACGATTATCGCCTTCGCTTTCGG TTTTGTGTGTAAAGAGATCATATTAGGAGGGCACAGAGGAAAACGCTTG CACACACTGGAAGCTATGATTGCAGTATCACTACTAAGTCAATTGCTTTACCTATTGCTTCTGCATGCTGGGATGTTTAGGAGCACACATAGACATGGTGGAATTGGCACCCGTCATGACCCCCGGAGCACCGGCGCAACGGCTGTGATCTGA